In one Candidatus Paceibacterota bacterium genomic region, the following are encoded:
- a CDS encoding thymidylate synthase, giving the protein MEESKNSLKDPRFKPIFTQIVGNTISWCWFLMLGEILTRGRRYDITSGSLDFEGNFRLSMPLVVEMHTPSVRPLAPYIPEGKNVPAPTTEEAIQEYMKYLLSREKQPNEHYTYGEDLWWQVEEVIKYYKRYGFGNACCHMVVGRPESFLFYNREVDYTEFVAVEDRTSGKLIFSRHITNTWNKDLRIEVSSQCLRGVDTWVQNGRLYFCCYFRSQDAWAGFPQNYGGLQLVKEYMASCLNLEDGPLIAISKDLHFYRDNIPYGLEMIGKKAEELSWFEPEVRL; this is encoded by the coding sequence ATGGAAGAAAGCAAAAATTCTTTAAAAGACCCAAGGTTTAAACCTATCTTTACTCAAATTGTCGGTAATACCATAAGCTGGTGTTGGTTTTTGATGCTTGGGGAAATACTTACAAGAGGGAGAAGATACGATATTACTTCTGGAAGCCTGGATTTTGAAGGAAATTTTAGACTATCGATGCCGTTAGTGGTTGAAATGCATACGCCTTCAGTAAGGCCTCTTGCTCCTTACATACCTGAAGGTAAAAATGTCCCGGCACCCACAACAGAAGAAGCTATACAGGAATATATGAAGTATCTTCTTTCCCGGGAAAAACAGCCGAATGAGCATTATACTTATGGCGAGGATTTGTGGTGGCAAGTGGAAGAAGTTATTAAGTATTATAAAAGGTATGGGTTTGGCAACGCATGTTGTCATATGGTTGTTGGCCGGCCGGAATCTTTCTTGTTTTACAATCGAGAAGTGGATTACACGGAGTTTGTAGCCGTTGAAGACAGGACATCGGGAAAACTGATTTTTAGCAGGCATATAACTAATACATGGAATAAAGACTTGCGGATAGAAGTGAGCTCCCAGTGTTTGAGGGGCGTGGATACATGGGTTCAAAACGGAAGATTGTATTTTTGCTGCTATTTTCGCTCGCAAGACGCGTGGGCGGGTTTTCCTCAAAATTACGGAGGTTTGCAGTTGGTTAAAGAATATATGGCTTCTTGCCTCAACCTTGAAGATGGTCCGCTTATTGCTATTTCTAAAGACCTGCATTTTTATAGAGACAATATTCCTTACGGATTGGAAATGATAGGGAAAAAAGCCGAAGAATTGTCTTGGTTTGAGCCGGAGGTTCGTTTATGA
- the rplT gene encoding 50S ribosomal protein L20, whose amino-acid sequence MTRVKRGTTSLKRRRKVLKQTKGYLWGRKSKERAAKEALSHAYLHSFHDRRKKKRDFRKIWQIKINAASREHDLSYSKFLGFLKKANIGINRKILADLAENRPEVFEQVVKEAIK is encoded by the coding sequence ATGACACGAGTAAAAAGAGGAACAACTTCATTAAAGAGGAGGAGAAAGGTTTTAAAACAGACAAAGGGATATTTGTGGGGCAGAAAATCAAAAGAGCGCGCCGCGAAAGAGGCGCTTTCTCACGCGTATCTTCACTCTTTTCACGACAGGCGGAAAAAGAAAAGAGATTTCCGAAAAATTTGGCAGATTAAAATCAATGCTGCCAGTCGCGAACACGACCTTTCTTACAGCAAATTTTTGGGTTTTCTGAAAAAGGCCAATATCGGAATAAACAGGAAAATTTTGGCGGATTTGGCGGAGAACAGGCCGGAAGTTTTCGAACAAGTGGTAAAAGAGGCGATTAAATAA
- the nusG gene encoding transcription termination/antitermination protein NusG: protein MEENNAITPETNVSKSENPKPKQEGRYWYAIHTYSGYEDAVVRNLKQRIESLGMEDKIFNVVVPTEKKIKIKGGKRNIVEEKLYAGYVLVEMMVTHDSWYVVRNTPRVTGFVGSGTTPTPLREDEIDNLFQRMGAKEPKYKADISVGEQVKIVDGPFKDFEGRVSETDESRGKIKILVSMFGRETPVELDFLQVKKI from the coding sequence ATGGAAGAAAACAATGCGATAACGCCGGAGACAAATGTTTCCAAGAGCGAGAACCCAAAGCCGAAACAGGAAGGCCGGTATTGGTATGCCATACATACTTATTCGGGCTACGAAGACGCGGTTGTCCGCAATTTAAAACAGCGAATAGAATCGCTTGGAATGGAAGACAAGATTTTTAACGTGGTTGTCCCGACGGAGAAAAAAATAAAAATTAAAGGGGGTAAAAGAAATATCGTTGAAGAAAAACTTTACGCCGGATACGTTCTTGTCGAGATGATGGTAACGCATGATTCGTGGTATGTCGTGAGAAATACTCCGAGGGTAACAGGTTTTGTCGGTTCGGGCACGACCCCGACTCCATTAAGAGAAGACGAGATAGATAATCTTTTTCAGAGAATGGGAGCGAAAGAGCCTAAGTATAAGGCGGATATCAGCGTGGGCGAACAGGTAAAAATAGTCGACGGTCCGTTTAAGGATTTTGAAGGCAGAGTAAGCGAAACCGATGAAAGCAGGGGCAAGATAAAAATCCTGGTTTCCATGTTCGGAAGGGAAACCCCTGTTGAACTTGATTTTTTACAGGTAAAAAAGATATAA
- a CDS encoding deaminase has product MKKIILLYVPVLHNGYIEFFKRHSAGAETIFIVGDELIQEFLTLHKEIRQVNPALMKKIIESISFKKIEVLTPKIAAGINGKKVITATDTVSSMVAERYLSKTNKIEHDTTFLMWSSENVNSSAEVSCDLVSCRKRDREIMAELKKEAEKSSCWWRRTAAAFVKNGKILVKGHNEHLPSEFTPYSLGDPRDFIEAGKDSHIASSLHAEQKIIAVAAAKGIKTQGVSMYSLIFPCPMCAKPVSFSGIQRLYFQTEHASLNGLEMLKAKKIKIIQVK; this is encoded by the coding sequence ATGAAAAAGATCATCCTTCTTTATGTGCCTGTTCTGCATAATGGATATATAGAATTCTTTAAAAGACACTCAGCTGGCGCCGAAACAATTTTCATCGTAGGGGATGAACTGATTCAAGAATTTTTAACTCTTCACAAAGAGATCAGGCAAGTTAATCCGGCTTTGATGAAAAAAATTATTGAATCAATTTCCTTCAAAAAAATCGAGGTGCTCACTCCAAAAATCGCGGCTGGTATAAACGGAAAGAAAGTGATAACGGCAACAGACACTGTTTCTTCTATGGTTGCAGAAAGATACCTCTCTAAGACAAACAAAATAGAGCACGACACAACTTTTCTCATGTGGAGCAGCGAAAATGTAAACTCTTCAGCAGAAGTAAGCTGCGATCTGGTATCCTGCCGAAAAAGAGACCGAGAAATAATGGCGGAACTGAAAAAGGAAGCAGAAAAAAGTTCTTGTTGGTGGAGAAGAACCGCTGCCGCTTTCGTCAAGAATGGTAAAATACTGGTTAAAGGCCACAACGAGCACTTGCCGTCTGAATTCACTCCTTATTCCTTGGGAGATCCGCGAGATTTCATTGAAGCAGGAAAAGACAGCCATATTGCCTCATCGCTTCATGCTGAGCAAAAAATAATAGCCGTGGCTGCAGCCAAAGGTATAAAAACGCAAGGAGTATCAATGTATAGTCTGATATTTCCTTGCCCTATGTGCGCGAAGCCAGTTTCTTTTTCCGGAATCCAACGGCTTTATTTCCAAACCGAACATGCTTCTTTAAACGGCTTGGAAATGCTGAAAGCAAAAAAAATAAAGATCATACAAGTAAAATAA
- a CDS encoding PHP domain-containing protein has product MNKELSKILYEMAEYYEIEGTAFKPQAYTKAAMSIESLALDISEIYRKDGINGLKSISGVGSGIAERIEEYMKRGKIEDYENLKKKFPANVSELTSVDGVGPKLIKLFYDRLKIKDINGLEKAAKKGEIKNLPRCGEKLEKKILKWIEFYKKSVNDSLPEEIFGLPKDNGLGFIEEKDIKGDLHVHSHYNADKEFVNRMIQKAAERGYEYLGISDHTKFLAIEHGLNEKELMEQAELIKKLSSEHKIKIFHGCEANILADGSIDISDDALAKLDYVIAGVHSQMKMPKKEMTERIIKAMENPNVDIISHPTGRIIRQRDEFEIDFDEILKTAKLTGTILEINSNPYRLDLKSSNIKKAKKAGVMMIINSDAHQPEQMDFIKFGIEEARKGGAEKKDILNILPLQKFVEFFKKKKKDR; this is encoded by the coding sequence ATGAACAAAGAACTTTCCAAAATTTTATACGAAATGGCGGAATATTACGAAATAGAAGGGACCGCTTTTAAGCCGCAGGCTTATACAAAGGCCGCTATGTCTATTGAGTCTTTAGCTTTGGATATTTCGGAAATTTACAGAAAAGACGGAATAAACGGCCTTAAATCTATTTCCGGCGTCGGTTCCGGTATCGCCGAGCGCATTGAAGAGTATATGAAAAGGGGAAAGATTGAAGATTACGAAAATTTAAAAAAGAAGTTTCCCGCGAACGTTTCAGAGCTTACTTCCGTAGATGGCGTCGGACCTAAACTTATAAAGCTTTTTTACGACAGGCTAAAAATAAAAGATATTAATGGTCTTGAGAAGGCAGCAAAAAAAGGGGAAATTAAAAATCTTCCAAGGTGCGGAGAAAAATTGGAAAAGAAGATTTTAAAATGGATTGAATTTTACAAAAAATCCGTTAACGATTCTTTGCCGGAAGAAATTTTCGGTTTGCCAAAAGATAATGGGCTGGGGTTTATTGAGGAAAAAGATATCAAAGGCGATTTGCATGTTCACTCCCATTACAATGCTGATAAAGAGTTTGTAAACAGGATGATACAAAAAGCGGCAGAGAGGGGATATGAATATCTTGGAATTTCCGACCACACGAAATTTCTCGCGATTGAACACGGGCTAAACGAGAAAGAATTGATGGAGCAGGCGGAACTGATAAAAAAATTAAGCTCGGAGCATAAAATTAAAATCTTTCACGGATGCGAAGCCAATATCTTAGCCGACGGTTCCATTGATATTTCCGACGACGCTTTGGCAAAGCTTGATTATGTGATAGCGGGAGTGCATTCGCAGATGAAAATGCCGAAAAAAGAAATGACGGAGAGAATAATAAAAGCGATGGAAAACCCCAATGTCGATATTATTTCTCACCCGACCGGACGAATAATCCGCCAGCGCGATGAATTTGAAATTGATTTTGATGAAATTTTAAAAACCGCAAAATTAACCGGAACTATTTTGGAAATTAATTCCAATCCGTACAGATTGGATTTAAAAAGTTCCAATATAAAAAAAGCGAAAAAAGCGGGGGTGATGATGATTATAAATTCCGACGCGCATCAGCCGGAACAGATGGATTTTATAAAATTTGGAATTGAAGAGGCTCGCAAGGGAGGAGCGGAGAAAAAAGATATTTTAAATATTTTGCCTTTGCAAAAATTTGTGGAGTTTTTTAAGAAAAAGAAAAAAGACAGATAA
- the rplK gene encoding 50S ribosomal protein L11 produces MAKEIKTILKLQIPAGKANPAPPVGPALGQHGVNIGDFVNKFNEATRDKGTDIIPVEITVYTDRTFEFKLKTPPASDLLRKAAGIEKGSGAPHIKKVGKINKQQLRSIAERKMEDLNANDVEGAERIVKGTARSMGIEVEQ; encoded by the coding sequence ATGGCAAAAGAAATTAAAACAATTTTAAAGCTTCAAATTCCAGCGGGAAAAGCGAACCCCGCGCCTCCGGTTGGTCCCGCCTTGGGTCAGCACGGAGTGAACATCGGGGATTTTGTGAATAAGTTCAACGAAGCCACGAGGGACAAGGGAACCGATATTATTCCGGTTGAAATTACCGTTTACACGGACAGGACTTTTGAATTCAAATTGAAAACTCCTCCCGCGTCGGACCTGCTTAGAAAAGCTGCCGGAATTGAGAAAGGCTCCGGAGCCCCTCATATAAAGAAAGTCGGAAAAATAAATAAACAGCAGCTGCGTTCTATTGCAGAGCGCAAGATGGAAGATCTGAATGCTAATGACGTGGAAGGCGCGGAACGTATTGTTAAAGGCACTGCCCGTTCCATGGGGATAGAAGTGGAGCAATAG
- the secE gene encoding preprotein translocase subunit SecE, with the protein MFEKLVNYLKGTKAELGYVNWPTKKQTVNFTLLVIGVSLLVAAFLGFFDTIFTFLLEKFVF; encoded by the coding sequence ATGTTTGAGAAGTTAGTAAATTATCTGAAAGGCACGAAAGCCGAACTTGGATACGTGAACTGGCCGACAAAAAAGCAAACGGTTAATTTTACCCTGCTTGTTATCGGCGTTTCGCTTCTTGTGGCGGCTTTCCTCGGTTTTTTTGACACGATTTTTACCTTTCTTCTTGAGAAATTTGTTTTTTAG
- the smpB gene encoding SsrA-binding protein SmpB — protein MTLLDNKKANFDYEILEQFEAGMRLLGFEVKSLKMKRGNLAGAHVVIRGGEAFIVGMEVPPYQPKNTPEDYDSQRTRKLLLNKKEIDYLSGKESQKGLTLIPVSVFVKNGLVKLSFAVARGMKKYDKRQKIKERESKREIERNLKKEI, from the coding sequence ATGACGCTTCTGGACAACAAAAAGGCAAATTTTGATTACGAAATCCTGGAACAATTTGAGGCAGGGATGCGGCTTTTGGGTTTTGAAGTAAAATCGCTTAAAATGAAACGCGGAAACTTGGCTGGCGCTCACGTTGTAATAAGAGGAGGAGAAGCGTTTATAGTTGGAATGGAAGTGCCTCCCTACCAGCCAAAGAACACGCCTGAAGATTATGATTCACAAAGAACGCGCAAACTGCTTCTCAATAAAAAAGAAATAGATTATCTTTCCGGAAAAGAATCCCAAAAAGGGCTCACCTTGATTCCGGTGTCCGTTTTTGTTAAAAATGGTCTTGTAAAACTTTCTTTTGCGGTGGCGCGCGGGATGAAAAAATACGACAAAAGGCAAAAGATAAAAGAGAGGGAAAGCAAACGGGAAATTGAGAGAAATTTGAAAAAAGAAATATAA
- the infC gene encoding translation initiation factor IF-3: protein MQKRPRINNEINGLELRLLDEEGKNLGVVKTGQAIEMARDRGLDLIEISPNAAPPVARIMDLGKFLYNEKRKEKESAKSGQDFSEMKNVRIHLGTSEHDLEMKAGQASEFLKKGNRVRVELFLKGREKYLEKNFLRGRFDRILNLIAENYKILQDVKTGPRGINIVIEKIK from the coding sequence TTGCAAAAAAGACCGAGAATAAATAATGAAATAAACGGATTAGAATTGCGCCTTTTGGACGAAGAGGGAAAAAATCTTGGCGTGGTTAAAACTGGCCAAGCGATTGAGATGGCGAGAGACAGAGGGCTAGATCTTATAGAAATTTCGCCCAATGCCGCTCCTCCGGTTGCCAGAATAATGGACCTCGGAAAATTCCTTTATAACGAAAAAAGAAAAGAAAAAGAATCGGCAAAAAGCGGGCAGGATTTTTCGGAGATGAAGAACGTAAGAATCCATCTGGGTACTTCGGAACACGACCTTGAAATGAAAGCCGGCCAGGCATCGGAATTTTTGAAAAAAGGGAATCGCGTGCGGGTGGAGCTTTTTTTGAAAGGGCGTGAAAAATATCTTGAAAAGAATTTTTTAAGAGGGAGGTTTGACAGGATTTTGAATTTGATAGCGGAAAATTACAAAATTCTCCAGGACGTAAAAACCGGCCCGAGAGGCATAAATATAGTAATAGAAAAAATAAAATAA
- a CDS encoding adenylyltransferase/cytidyltransferase family protein, producing the protein MEIFRDTAEKKIVLDINKLKTLTQTLKDTLGYKVVITIGTWDMLHIGHLRYLIEAKKQGDVLLVGADTDRAVKLYKGPLRPVIPQSERMEMLSYQHCIDLITLVDDIDEKGEWKYQLIKEIQPDIFVAEEESYPQKQLDDIRQFCKEVVVLERQAKSTSTSMKIQDTLKKHIESFLTNLKV; encoded by the coding sequence ATGGAAATTTTTAGAGATACGGCGGAAAAGAAAATAGTATTGGACATTAACAAATTAAAAACACTAACCCAAACTCTCAAAGACACTCTCGGTTATAAAGTGGTAATCACGATTGGCACATGGGACATGCTTCACATCGGACATCTTAGATATTTGATAGAAGCAAAAAAGCAAGGTGATGTCTTGCTTGTGGGCGCGGACACGGACAGGGCCGTCAAACTTTACAAAGGTCCTCTAAGACCGGTCATTCCTCAAAGCGAAAGGATGGAGATGTTAAGTTATCAGCACTGCATTGACCTAATCACTCTGGTAGATGATATAGACGAAAAAGGAGAATGGAAATATCAACTTATCAAAGAAATTCAACCTGACATTTTTGTGGCAGAAGAAGAAAGTTACCCACAGAAGCAGCTGGATGATATCCGGCAATTCTGCAAAGAAGTAGTCGTGTTGGAAAGACAAGCAAAAAGCACTTCAACCTCGATGAAAATTCAAGACACCCTTAAAAAACACATTGAGTCTTTTTTGACAAACCTCAAGGTTTAA